TGGAACGAATATTCGAACCCTTCTTTACCACAAAAACGGTTAACAAAGGGACTGGTCTCGGACTTTCCGTTGTCCATGGCATCATCACAAGCTTTAAAGGGGAGATTACTGTTGAAAGCTGTGCAGAAAAAGGAACCACCTTCAATATTTATCTTCCTGTCATCAATGAAGAAGCCCCTCCACTACCCATTGCTGATTGCTGTACAAAAGGATATGGCCACATTCTTTTTGTTGATGACGAGCCGACAGTACTCAAGATGATGACCATGATGATCGCGAAACTTGGATTCAAAATACAATCAGTGAGCTCGCCCCTGCAAGCGATTGAACTGTTTCGGAAGAACCCGGAACAATTCGACCTCTTGATCACCGACCTGACCATGCCAGAGATGACAGGCGTTGAACTTGCCGATGAACTGCACCTGAAAAACCCGAAACTGCCGGTGATACTGATGACCGGGTATGAAAAAGATATTGAGCACACCTCTCATCTCAACCATCACGGGATTTGCAAATTCCTCAAAAAGCCGGTCAAGCTCATAGAGTTAGCCTCAACAATCAATGACGTAATTTTTGGAACAAACACTTAATCTTCTTCCTTATGAAAATTCTTGTTATCGACGATGACGCGGCTGTAAGAAAATTTATCAGCATGATTCTGCAGAGAAAAAAACATACCGTCATCGAGGCTGATAACGGCAAAAGCGGCCTGTTGCTTCTGCAGGAAAACCCGGACGTCTCTGTTATGATCACCGACCTCATTATGCCCGAAAAAGAGGGTATTGAAACCATTATTGAAGTACGGCAACACTACCCATCTATAAAAATCGTAGCCATCTCGGGTGGAGGAAAAGTCAGCCCTGAAAACTACCTCGTCATAGCCGACGCCCTCGGGGCAAACACCACCCTGAAAAAGCCATTCAGCGGTCAGGAACTGATGCATGCCATCGAAAACCTGTAAAAAACTCCTTTTGAACAGAGCCAAGGTCCTGAACAATCTACTCTGGAAGCAGATCATAGTATTGTTCAAGACCTGACTGCTCTTCCTCAATATCATTGACCACTTCAAAAGTTTTATTTTTGGCTCTCTCAACCCATAGAGCGACGACAAGAAGCTCGGCAACGTCAGAGCGATTAATCCAGCCACTCCATAATCGGTCGCCGGTATCGACATGCAGTTTGTGATGCAAGGGTTCGCCATCCTTCAAACCACCGGGCCTGACAATGGTATAGGAGAGACCTGGTCTTGAAAAAACCGACCGGAGATGCTCTTCAGCTTCCCATTTTTTCAGCAACACTCCAGCGAAAAGATTCAGCGGATGGTACCACCTGGTAACAGCAAGAGAACTGACAAGTCCAAAATGGCTCACTCCCGCTTTCGAAGCTTCATCAACAAGCCTCTTCACCCCATCCCGATCCACATCGGCTGGCGACGACTCACCAGAATAGGAGCTGGAACCAAGCGCCGAGATAACCGCATCGCACCCCTTGACCGCAAGCGCAATATCGGACACAGACTGAATCTTGCCAGTAATAATTTCAACATGCTCACCAAACAAACGAAAAGCTTTATCGCGCTCCCTTGAAAAGACTCTTACCGGAACACCGTAATACAGGAGCCTCTTTACCACCCACTGACCGCACTTCCCCGTAGCCCCAACAACGAGCACTTTTCCATTATACACTTTATTACGTTCCATTATACTCCATTCAGAAGATTGAAAACAACTCATGGTTCAAGAATGCATGAGTATCTAAACCCTGAATGATTGCAATTAAGTTTCTCGACGAAGCGGGAATTTCATTACTTTCAAGAATAAGGAGTCGTTAGCCCGGCAAAAGGAGGCGGGTTCGTTTCTATGCCAACAATCATCCACACCGTCATGAAACAAAATCCCATCGTCATGGTTTCGCTTTTTATAGCGTCTTGCCTCACCGTGAATCGCACGGCCTCCGCTTACGATCAGGAGAGCTTCAGTACGCTGAAAAAAGGGGTTTCGGCCTGGAATTCCATGCGTCTTGCCAACCCCGAAGGAGCGTTCGACCTCGAAGAGGCGGAACTTGAAGATCTCGACCTGACTGGTGTGAACCTCGGCAAAACCGTGTTAATCAGGGTAAAACTCAACGGATCAAAACTTGACATGGCTGACCTGAAAGGAGCAAACCTGACAATGGCCCTGATAAAAAAAGCAAATCTCAGAAAGAGTGACTTTACAGGAAGCTCTCTTACTGGAGCAAATCTTCAGGGATCCTTCATGAAAGGTGCTGTGTTGCGGGAAGCCAACCTTGAGGGAGCAAATTTGAGATGGGCTATGCTTGAAAATGGTGACCTTAACAGGGCGAACCTGACTGGCGCCACTCTTTTCGAAGCGAATCTTGCGGGTGCAGACCTGAAAGGTGCAAATCTGAAAAATGCGCATTTCCTTGAACAAGCCAATCTCAACGGGGCTACGCTATCAAACAATACCATCCTGCCCTCAGGGAAAAAAGCCACAGCAAGCTGGAGTGCACTACACAATGCATCATTCGTCAGGGAACAGGAAAACGAGGCAATGACCTACAAAACACCACTCCTTGCAGAAAAGAACACAATCACCAAAACAGGCGCAAAAAACATAACGGAAAACAGAAAACAGCCTGCAACTGCTGCCCGAACCCGTGTTGAACAAAGCTCTTTTCAAAACACCAACATGGCTGGTGCCGATTTCCATAAAGCCGATCTCCACAAAGCGGAGATGAAGTCTGCAAAGCTGCAGGGAGCTGATCTTCAAGGAGCAAACCTTGACCGTGCATTTCTGAAAGGGGCTGATCTCAGCAACAGTAATCTTTCGAACGCATTACTTTACGGAGCGAAACTCGGCAATGCCAATCTGAGTGGGGCAAATCTCGAAGGAGCATCACTTTTTGAAGCGGATCTTGAAGGCGCGAATCTTGAAGGCGCAAACCTGAAAGGTGCAAACATTATGGACGCAAATTTCAACAATGCTACCCTGTCGTCAGAGACCATTCTTCCTTCAGGACAACAGGCAACACCAAACTGGGCCGCACGTCAAGGATGCCGGTTTGTGCATAAGAGCCAAAAATAATCAGGCCCAGGCACCCCGGAAGCATCACCCGAGCGAGACGGTCATCAATGCACAACAGATGCGGTCAACCCACAAAGCGCTTGCGATAGAGAAGATGCTGAAGCAGATGAGCTTTACTGATATTGGGGTCACTGGCCTGCAGCTTGTTTTTTTTGCCTGTCCGGGTAACGACATCAAGCGTGCCGTCCTCATTAACCTTATCGACTTTCCAGAACTTGTCTACCACATAGTGATACTCCTCACCGTGCTCAAGAGGAAAAACCTGCTTAGCCCTGGGGCCCGGACAAAATGAGCTTTTAGGCTTATGATAGATAATCTTGTCTCCGGCTCTGAACTGTGCCATCTTGACCTCCTTTCCGATTGTATGATCGAACGTTATTGGTTCGCTGTTGCCTATTCCGATTAATACAAATAAAAAAAGGATAAACAAATTTTTTTCAGAAAACGCCGAAAACAATAACATCCTCTCAATTACAAGGAAAACAGGTAAACCGGAAAAAAACTAACTGCCTGACTTTCTCAAAATCATGGTATACTCTCTTAAATCTGACATCGGTTTACACTTTATGTAGAGGCACCACTCCACAAGCATATACTTGCCTTCGCCGGTTTTAAATCTTGAATGAAACGTTACAATATCATCTTCCTGCCGTTGTCGGTGTAATGAACTCTGCACAAGCACATAGTCTTCAGGATGAATCAAAGAGGCCAATCCAACCTCTGACAACGCATTGGCTTCATAGCCTAAAAAAGTTTCAATCGATCCGGTCATATCAACCAGGCGTTCTGCATGATCAATAACTGCATAAGCCTCTATGACCGGTTTAAAGCGATCACTCTCACCACCAACATTGAGATGAACCTGCCTGAACAAATTATCGATATCCATCCGGGAGCGGGAAAAAGCCAGTGCATTGCTCAGCGGAGCCAAAGGATAATCTTTGACATGACCACTCTGCAACCATTGGATATCTGCCCCATCATTTCTAAGACGCTCAAGCATTTTTTTACCGGGCCGACACTTTCCCTGAAGATAGGGAGTCATCTGTGCCGGATATTTTATCCCGACGGCCTTGCAAAAAGAGTTGATGGAACCATGTTTCTGGAGAATATATTCCCGAAGCCGTTGACTGAATCCTGAATTTGACGACATATGAAAAATGCTGTTCGTTAATCAATAAAGTTGTACGAAATGAAAAAAGCTGCCCATCATATGCTCACGGACCAATGGATGTAAAATACAAAACTATATAGCACATATACTACAGCCTTTTAACACATGAACTTCTCCTGTGCGACATTTTTGCACCGTCCCGCTTTCAGGTACGCTTTTTTCCGGGAATATTGAAAAACAGACTCGTGAGTACAGGAATAACAAATATGGCAACCGTCACTCCAGAGGTAATGATGTCGGCATATGGCCCCTCCATAAACCTCATAACAGCCATTTCCGGATAGTAATGCTCTATCACTGAAAATGAGAGTTTGATACCAAGCAAACCGATAACCACAAACGCACAGGTTTCGAGAAACGGGTACCTCTCCATGAGCCCAACAAAGCCCTGGGCAACAAAACGCATAGCCAGAATACCAATAAAAACACCGACACAGATCAGTATAAGATTGTCGGTAAAAGCCACAGCAGCAAAAATATTATCTATCGAAAATGCAAGATCCATCATTTCGATAAGAAGAACCGTCGACCAAAATGCCCCCAATCGGCCTGAGGTCAATTGATACAACCAGTTACTCTGCTTGTTGAAATAATCATCATCTTTACTTGGGGTTTTTTTACCTTTCAGCCAGGCCCAGACAAGATAGAGCAGATAGAGACCTCCGAGAGGCTTTAACCACCAGATTTGCACCAGAAAAGCGGCAAAAAAAAGGCAGAGCCCCCTGAATACATAGGCTCCGATAATACCATATTTCAACGCAGCAGCCCGTTTTTTCGCTGGCAAATCCATAACCATAGTGGCAAGCACAGCCGCATTATCGACAGAGAGAAGACTTTCGATAATGATTAAATTGCTAACAACAAGCAGTGATGAGAGTGGATTATCAAAAATATGTTGCAGAAAATCAGTCATGAATTTATTCTATACTGTTCGTCATCTCCGTAAACGTCAAACACGCCCCATCACTACGCCCTGATTCAAATCTGAACCAGAACACCGATCTCAATCACCTGACCTGGAGGAAGATCGTAATACGCCGTTGCACTGAGAGCATTAAGCGACATCAACGCAAAAAGTTTTTTGCGCCACAAAATCATTTTCGACTTGAGGCCGGTAACAATTTTCTCCCGACTCAGGAAAAAGCTGATTGCCTCTGGCCTGAAAGAGAGCCCCTGACGATTTGCAAGCGAGATGACCTGATGAATATTCGGATACTCAAGAAATCCGTACCGTGCAACCACTTTAAAAACGCCATTACCAAGTTTGGTCACTTCTACCTTGCGACCGTCTGGAACCCTCGGCACCCGTTCCGTGCTGAAATGGAACAAAGCCACTTCCGAATGCATGATCTTGTTGTGACGCAGGTTGTGCAGCATGGCAACGGGAACAACGTCAGGATTGGCTGTAAGATAGACCGCCTGCCCCTGTACCCGGTGCGGCTGCTGCAGCGAAAGACTTTGCAGAAACTCATCAATCGTCAGGGTACGATCCTTCAATTGTTGGAGCAGTAGGCTGCGTCCCTGCTTCCAGGTAAGCATGAGCGTAAAGATAAACAGTCCGATTGCCAACGGAAACCATGCCCCCTGAAACAACTTTGTCGCACTTGCCCCAAAGAAAGAAAGATCAATGATGGCAAAAAAGCCGATCAGAACATTAAGGGCAATCTTGTTCCACTTCCAGAGATCCCTTGCAACATAATAGAACAGAATCGTGGAGATAAGCATCGTTGCCGTAACAGCCACACCATAAGCTGCAGCAAGCTTGCTGGATGAACCAAAGCCCGCAACAAGACTAATAGTAGCAACCATTAACGACCAGTTTGCCGCAGGAACATAAATCTGTCCAATATGTTTATCGGATGTATGCGTCACCGTCAGACGAGGCAGATAACCAAGTTGCATTGCCTGCTGGGTCAACGAAAAAACGCCCGTGATCAGGGCCTGAGATGCAATAATCGTTGCCGAGGTTGAGAGCACCACCATAGGAATCATTGCCCAGGAAGGCACCAGACCATAAAAAGGATGATGAGACTGCTCTGGAAAAGCGAGCAGCAAAGCCCCCTGCCCGAAATAGTTCAGGAGCAATGCAGGAAGCACCAGCAAGACCCAGGTCAACCGGATAGGCCGTTTACCGAAATGTCCCATATCGGCATAGAGTGCTTCAGCTCCCGTAACAGAGAGAAACACTGCACCCAAAACCATAAAACCCTGAAGATGATTGCTCAAAAGAAAAGAGATTCCATACCAGGGCAGGATAGCCTGCAATATCTGCGGATAGCGGATAATTTCAGCAAGGCCGAGTAAACCGATAACCACAAACCAGACAAAAATAATTGGCCCAAAAAGAGCCCCAACTCTTGCTGTTCCATGATGCTGAAAGAAAAAAAGAGCAACAAGAACAGCAATGGTAACCGGTATGACCAGCTCCCTGAATGCAGGCGCAATGATCTGCACTCCCTCCACCGCACTAAGAACCGATATGGCGGGAGTAATCATGCCGTCGCCATAGAGCAAAGCAGCTCCGAACAATCCGATAACAACCAATAACCAGCGTTCATAACCCTGTTTCTTGCTTTGCATGATGATCAGTGCGGTAAGAGCAAGAATCCCGCCCTCACCATCATTATCAGCTTTCATGATAAAGGTCAGATATTTCAGGCTGACAATCAAAAGAAGAGCCCATACAAGCAGAGAAAGAACACCAAGAACATTTACCTGTGTGATTGGAATACCATACTCACCATGAAAACATTCCCGAACAGCATAAAGAGGACTGGTACCAATATCACCAAAAACCACCCCGAGAGCACCAAGAGAGAGCCCGGCAAGCCGTTTTATGCCTGACAGCCCTGACTGGTTACGTAAATCAGGCTCTTCAGCTATTTTTGACATAATCAACCAGGAAAATGAATAAATGTATTGACCCTATAATTGTATTGACAACAAGAAAATTGCTCCGGATAATATAGATAATAAGTACAAAATCAAATAAAGCTACCGAAGGAGACAAAAACAGCCCACAAGACACACGCCAGAAAGAAGCGTGAATCGGTAAAAAAAGAACCCCGGAACCTGTTTCAGAATAACGTAATGAATGATTATTCACAATAAAGAATCAGTGCTGCAATTAAAACACTCCATTCGTTTTAGAACCAGAGCAATGACTCCCCGACAAAACAGGCCAATATCACGACATTAATGCACGACTTAGCGTAAAAGCCCTTTCAAAACAAGGCGTTATGCGGATATTTTCCACTTTGATATATTTTCCTTACATTGAACGGTACAGAACAATTGAATGATCGAGCAACTTTCATTCATTTCTATCCATTCCCATTGAGCACATGGGTTAATGGTAAGCGAATTTAAACCGTAAGCGTATGAATCATGAAAACCATTTTTTCCCTATTTCATTTGCAGCAATCCTGATTGTTGTAGCCCTGTCAGCAACGTTGATGACCTTTCCTGTTTTGGGCAAAAACACACAATATAGCCTTGAAAACAACTCTTCCGGGGATGCACTCCAGTCGGTTGCCACTTCAAAAAAGGGCGCATACAGACAGCACAAGGCACACGTTCCTGTTACCGAAGGCAAAGCATCCTTTTACGCAAACCAGTTTCACGGTCGCAAAACAGCAAACGGCGAAACCTTCAATATGAACCAACTGACTGCCGCACATCCATCACTTCCATTTGGTACCTGGGTAAGGGTAACCAATCTGCGAAATAGAAAGGAGGTCATCGTACGCATCAACGACCGGGGGCCATATGTCAAAGGGAGAGTCATTGATTTATCCATAGGCGCAGCGAAAAAGATCGGACTCTTAAAATCCGGAATCACAAAAGTTAAACTCGAGGCACTCGGTTCAGGCCAATCAACTCTTGCTGAAAGCTGAGAGAACGCACAAATTCAGGTAGCTGTTTTTTGTGCGCATCAATGAGCGCGGGTGCCCACACCTGCGGGAGAGAAATATTGATATTAGCCATTCCTTTGACCAGCACGCTCTTTTCCTTCAGGAAAAAAATCTCTTCTTCATAAAGAAAAAGAGCGTACTCGCAAGAAGAGAGGGGAATACGGAATGAAGAGATGTACTCCTTAGTTTTTTCAATGCACAACGCTCAATGGCTCATGACAAACTTGTTGAGATGATCAAAAAAAGCACGCGCTTCAAGAACACCAACAATCCGGCTATCGGCAATCTCATTGCCCTTCGTATCAAAAAAGATCATTCCGGGAGGACCGAAAAGGCCAAAACGCTTCATCAAGGCGCGGTCATCCTCACTATTGGCGGTAACATTAACCTGCAGCAGCGTCAGATTGCCAAGCTGCTCGATAACCTTGGGATCATGAAAGGTAAAGCGATCCATCTCCTTGCAGGCGACACACCAGTCGGCATAAAAATCGAGCATAACCGGCTTTTTCGCTGAAAGCAGAGCCTGATCAAGCTCTGCAACTGTCCGGATTCGGGTAAAACCAACACTCTTCTCCTCTCCTGAACTTGCCGACGAAGCGCCTTGCAACTGCGAAAGTGGCTCAAGAACATTGGTGCCACCTGCAGCAGCCCCTACAATTTCGAGTAACCCGATAACAAAAAGTACCAGACCAAACGTTTTACCGAAACGGTCAGCGATTGTTGGTTTTGCGCTTGACGCATCAAAAAGACCAAGAAAAACCGAACAGAGCAGAGCAAAAGCACCCCAGAAAAGCATAACCGCAGAAGCGGGAAGAATCGGCGAAACCATCCAGATGGCAACAGCAATCAACAAAAGCCCGAACACATATTTCACACCAATCATCCATGCACCAGCCTTGGGAAGCAAGCTACCAGCAGACAACCCGACAAGTAAAAGAGGAACACTCATCCCCATCGCCATCGAAAAGAGCGCCAGGCCACCCAGAAGCACGTCACGAGTCTGACTGATATAGACAAGGGTACCGGCAAGAGGCGCGGCAACACAAGGACCAACAATAAGCGCCGACAAGGCACCCATAAAAAAGACCCCGACAAAACGTCCCCTTTTTAAACCACCAGATGCCTTGCCCAGCTTACTTTGCAAAGAAACCGGCAACTGTAACTGATAGACGTCAAACATCGACAGAGAGAGCAGAACAAGAAGCAGCGCAAACATCACCAAAACCCATGGCTTCTGCAAAGCGCCAGCAAGCCCCTCTCCCGCAAGACCGGCAGCAACACCAAGCGATGTATAGACTAATGCCATCCCGAGGCAATAGGCAAGAGCCATCAGAAAACTGCGGCGACGTGTAACATCTCCCTCACCAACAATAATGGAAGAGAGAATGGGCACCATCGGCAGAACACAAGGAGTAAACGACAACAGCAACCCAAACGCAAGAAATGCAAGAGCAATTTTCCATAAACTGCCACCAGCAAGCGTAGCCGTTGCAAGAGAGAGATCATTGTCTTTGATGCTTGCCTTTGCCGATGCGCTCGCAGCGCTCTGAGCTGCAGGAGCCGAATCAACGGTATTCCGGGTATCGGCGCTGCCATTATCAACAGGATCAGCAACAGCCTCCTCACCAGCGAGTGACAGCAGACCCGGTCGGGCCGGATCAACCTTAAAAAGCTTTGTTATTGGAGGATAACAGAGGCCATCCTCAGCACAACCCTGGTAGACAACATTCAGCACAAACGGCCCGTCAGCCTTGACAAGAGGCACCTCAACATGCAGCATATCAT
The DNA window shown above is from Pelodictyon phaeoclathratiforme BU-1 and carries:
- a CDS encoding response regulator, with the translated sequence MKILVIDDDAAVRKFISMILQRKKHTVIEADNGKSGLLLLQENPDVSVMITDLIMPEKEGIETIIEVRQHYPSIKIVAISGGGKVSPENYLVIADALGANTTLKKPFSGQELMHAIENL
- a CDS encoding SDR family oxidoreductase, which produces MERNKVYNGKVLVVGATGKCGQWVVKRLLYYGVPVRVFSRERDKAFRLFGEHVEIITGKIQSVSDIALAVKGCDAVISALGSSSYSGESSPADVDRDGVKRLVDEASKAGVSHFGLVSSLAVTRWYHPLNLFAGVLLKKWEAEEHLRSVFSRPGLSYTIVRPGGLKDGEPLHHKLHVDTGDRLWSGWINRSDVAELLVVALWVERAKNKTFEVVNDIEEEQSGLEQYYDLLPE
- a CDS encoding pentapeptide repeat-containing protein, with protein sequence MPTIIHTVMKQNPIVMVSLFIASCLTVNRTASAYDQESFSTLKKGVSAWNSMRLANPEGAFDLEEAELEDLDLTGVNLGKTVLIRVKLNGSKLDMADLKGANLTMALIKKANLRKSDFTGSSLTGANLQGSFMKGAVLREANLEGANLRWAMLENGDLNRANLTGATLFEANLAGADLKGANLKNAHFLEQANLNGATLSNNTILPSGKKATASWSALHNASFVREQENEAMTYKTPLLAEKNTITKTGAKNITENRKQPATAARTRVEQSSFQNTNMAGADFHKADLHKAEMKSAKLQGADLQGANLDRAFLKGADLSNSNLSNALLYGAKLGNANLSGANLEGASLFEADLEGANLEGANLKGANIMDANFNNATLSSETILPSGQQATPNWAARQGCRFVHKSQK
- a CDS encoding PAS domain-containing protein — its product is MSSNSGFSQRLREYILQKHGSINSFCKAVGIKYPAQMTPYLQGKCRPGKKMLERLRNDGADIQWLQSGHVKDYPLAPLSNALAFSRSRMDIDNLFRQVHLNVGGESDRFKPVIEAYAVIDHAERLVDMTGSIETFLGYEANALSEVGLASLIHPEDYVLVQSSLHRQRQEDDIVTFHSRFKTGEGKYMLVEWCLYIKCKPMSDLREYTMILRKSGS
- a CDS encoding DUF475 domain-containing protein; this encodes MTDFLQHIFDNPLSSLLVVSNLIIIESLLSVDNAAVLATMVMDLPAKKRAAALKYGIIGAYVFRGLCLFFAAFLVQIWWLKPLGGLYLLYLVWAWLKGKKTPSKDDDYFNKQSNWLYQLTSGRLGAFWSTVLLIEMMDLAFSIDNIFAAVAFTDNLILICVGVFIGILAMRFVAQGFVGLMERYPFLETCAFVVIGLLGIKLSFSVIEHYYPEMAVMRFMEGPYADIITSGVTVAIFVIPVLTSLFFNIPGKKRT
- a CDS encoding potassium transporter Kup, coding for MSKIAEEPDLRNQSGLSGIKRLAGLSLGALGVVFGDIGTSPLYAVRECFHGEYGIPITQVNVLGVLSLLVWALLLIVSLKYLTFIMKADNDGEGGILALTALIIMQSKKQGYERWLLVVIGLFGAALLYGDGMITPAISVLSAVEGVQIIAPAFRELVIPVTIAVLVALFFFQHHGTARVGALFGPIIFVWFVVIGLLGLAEIIRYPQILQAILPWYGISFLLSNHLQGFMVLGAVFLSVTGAEALYADMGHFGKRPIRLTWVLLVLPALLLNYFGQGALLLAFPEQSHHPFYGLVPSWAMIPMVVLSTSATIIASQALITGVFSLTQQAMQLGYLPRLTVTHTSDKHIGQIYVPAANWSLMVATISLVAGFGSSSKLAAAYGVAVTATMLISTILFYYVARDLWKWNKIALNVLIGFFAIIDLSFFGASATKLFQGAWFPLAIGLFIFTLMLTWKQGRSLLLQQLKDRTLTIDEFLQSLSLQQPHRVQGQAVYLTANPDVVPVAMLHNLRHNKIMHSEVALFHFSTERVPRVPDGRKVEVTKLGNGVFKVVARYGFLEYPNIHQVISLANRQGLSFRPEAISFFLSREKIVTGLKSKMILWRKKLFALMSLNALSATAYYDLPPGQVIEIGVLVQI
- a CDS encoding septal ring lytic transglycosylase RlpA family protein gives rise to the protein MNHENHFFPISFAAILIVVALSATLMTFPVLGKNTQYSLENNSSGDALQSVATSKKGAYRQHKAHVPVTEGKASFYANQFHGRKTANGETFNMNQLTAAHPSLPFGTWVRVTNLRNRKEVIVRINDRGPYVKGRVIDLSIGAAKKIGLLKSGITKVKLEALGSGQSTLAES
- the dsbD gene encoding protein-disulfide reductase DsbD: MRKTKMSHYALRRTVAILGLFLVLFLRVSTVFAAEFLDPEQAFRITAELNSARSVVLHWDIAKGYKLYRDQVAVSVESGKAELKAPLLPKAIMITDPSTNEKIAIYHDMLHVEVPLVKADGPFVLNVVYQGCAEDGLCYPPITKLFKVDPARPGLLSLAGEEAVADPVDNGSADTRNTVDSAPAAQSAASASAKASIKDNDLSLATATLAGGSLWKIALAFLAFGLLLSFTPCVLPMVPILSSIIVGEGDVTRRRSFLMALAYCLGMALVYTSLGVAAGLAGEGLAGALQKPWVLVMFALLLVLLSLSMFDVYQLQLPVSLQSKLGKASGGLKRGRFVGVFFMGALSALIVGPCVAAPLAGTLVYISQTRDVLLGGLALFSMAMGMSVPLLLVGLSAGSLLPKAGAWMIGVKYVFGLLLIAVAIWMVSPILPASAVMLFWGAFALLCSVFLGLFDASSAKPTIADRFGKTFGLVLFVIGLLEIVGAAAGGTNVLEPLSQLQGASSASSGEEKSVGFTRIRTVAELDQALLSAKKPVMLDFYADWCVACKEMDRFTFHDPKVIEQLGNLTLLQVNVTANSEDDRALMKRFGLFGPPGMIFFDTKGNEIADSRIVGVLEARAFFDHLNKFVMSH